The Harmonia axyridis chromosome 3, icHarAxyr1.1, whole genome shotgun sequence nucleotide sequence tttgcaaccgctcgcctccttcaaaatcagcttgagcaaactcaaggggtgcaaattagcactcagacaataagaaatcacctcagagaatatgatttaaggcctcgtgtcacggcaagaggcccagctcgtACCCCAGCCCATcaaagggcgcgtttggattttgcgagagagcatatccattgggaagaggctgattaggaaaagttctcttcacagataagtctagattctgcctttACCATTGTGAttgacgttcccttgtatacagacgtccacatgaaagatatgctcagtgcagtttcctgaatactactggtttcggggaggatcgattatggtatggggtggaatatctttgactgctcgcacagtcgttgataatggagctatgaatgctgataggtatataaggaacattcttgaagagcatgtagtgccatttgccccatacattggtgaaattttcatttttatggagatAATGCCAGatcccatcgtgcgcgcatcgttcaggagtaccttgaagaggttgaagtctctcgaatggaatggccagcaagaagtccgattgagcaggtttgggacaacctcaatagaagactgagaagttcagaaaatcatccagctactcttaatgacttaggaatccaactcagaggattttaagatcactcattttgagtatgaaccgtcgttgccgagctgtaattaaggggtggaaataccaagtatgaaatcacttatcagcattccagtattctgaaaattgtttatttctcttctttcacataagattcggtgaaatcctgaaattttcttcgattcaatgtgtcttgtttcgttcaaaaccttcccgatagaacataaaaaataagttataaagttaatgtagagttaactttcattaaaattgagattttcagaatgtgcgttaatttttttgcgcagtgtaattcagaaaagttgattttCGGTTCTTTTGTATAATAAGGTTTAATAaacaaaagtgttttttgcaggGTTCCTTCtcatatcataattttgttaTTGATGTGACTCCACACGATAAAACTggtaaaaatcaagtagcttgatatgattaagtatttgataaatgaatacttgacttaacttgtgattgaaaaacaattacttgacttgaaatcaagtcaagctcaagccaagccatgaatcccgAATCTAAACGGCTGGCAACACCAGACGGAAATCGTGAAGAAATGATGGTGTGCTCCTGTTCATGGAACAATATCTCAGAAACTACTCCACTCAAGTATTTATACATAATAATTATAACATGTACCTAaacaatgattcaaatccaaCTAGCAAAGACAGGAATCGAAAGAAACGAAAACAAATACCTAATCCCCATCGGAACGAGCTATCGAAACAAAATTACCAATCAGGCTGATTGCCGTCTCAGAAATTAGAAAATCATAAGAAACGCGCGCGCTGTCGATACAAACAACAACCATCGGCTACCGATACAGAAGCAGGAAAAAATGGTACTCCGGCCTTCCGTAGCCGATGATGAATGGAGTTTTTAGGCGAAACGCGGCTCGAGTCCATAAAGGAACGCATCACCGAGGCGAACCATCGAGCCATAATTGTGTTCGAGCATAGATATATTTATGGAAGCGTCATGatgtttattaattataatCGGAGGTGTGTCTaggtttcgttggaaattgcatcGATGGAAACTGATAGGGCAGGGACGGTTCTTCGAGAATTCCGACGGATAGGGTGGTAATCGATTCTGTTCATTTTATGGGAAGTTATTTCGAATAATGACCCTTCAAATGTTCCGCACAATAATTCAACATTCTTGGAATATCTTGGTCATAGAAGTTTATTATCTTTCAAAGTttaccattatttttgcatgaaaaaagtTGGAATGATCTGATTCCGGTCAAATATGCGtcgtttttcttcgatataattcgttgccattttgaaggtattatcattatgtctctttgatgaaagccctcgtccctattggcaagaAATTGAGACAATCGATTTTCACAagtctctgttgaagcgaattcttcaccagcaaaattgttcgccatggacaggaacagatggtaatcacttgatACCATGTTcgggtggatgcataagaaacTCCCAATCAAGCttccggagcttctggcgagtcactatcgatgtgtgtagcctagcgttgtcctgatggaacacaattacTTGTCTATTGACCAAAGCTTGCCAAGCGATCCTTCAGATGATCCatttgttgacagtacagttctgagttaacagttgtgcagTAGGAAAGCAGCTCAGAGTATATGATTTCCTGATAATACCACCAAACACaaagcaaaaccttcctgggcGTCAATTTTTCCTGGCCaccgtttcgaccacgaccgttttcaccTGTTGTTGTCGTAGGTGATCCACTATTCATCACCAactgcttcaaaaatgggtctattttgttatgattcaaCAGCGATtcacagatggaaattcggtatATGTGGTTTTTCGcattaactcgtgtggtacccataaaTCGACTTCTTCCTGAGTACAAAggatttttgtgcaatcttgCTCTTTgtcaatcgaaacagtgctcacATGAAGGTCGGACTCGAAAATGACCATAATTTCACtcacattttcgacaattggccttccagtgcgtggtaaATCTTTCACATAGAAATTACCGGAATCGACGAAAACAAAATTGCGCTGTTACAGTATCTGGATcctaaacactatttacattttcagccgcctggcttgcatttttcCCTTTATCGAAGGAGAACTTTCAATTGTAACGTTTTTTTGCTAATGTCCATCTGTCCACCACAATAACCTTAGTCAACTAATCACAGAACtctcagaaaagtttttgtcaTATGAAATCTCTaaagtgacttaataaaccacagtggcgacaaacgtggtctcgtttttgattggctgaacCTTAATATGGCGGTTTTTTGTTTATATCCCCCATTTACCtattttttgggatttattcaaaatataaggcctattttatttagtcactgcactgtagtattcttcagttaaataaattcgttctatgtatatacaatcaaatactttcaggcccaataattttgattttgacctCGATTTTGACGTGTgccagttcagttcagtcaattgtagTTTTAAGTTTTATGTCCCCCTTGGCCATTTTCAGGCtcaatttgaaagaattatCGCCACTAATTAAGTCACTATAGAAAGATCGGtcttatacaacgcgagatacagataactaaagccatctattgaaaaaataatgaatatcttTCTAATACactttataaaataaaaattcaacatttgtcAATTAAAAACTCTGCGGAAGAACAAAACAAATTCTATTCTAAGATCTTCTTCAACTATTTTTTGAAACTGCTGTTTTCCCTAGACCTCAGGTCTGCATGAACCTATTGTAGAGTCTGATTCCAATGTATCACGATGAATTCTGCAATTTTGTGAGGAGATGTTCAGACAGAATACGGTTTTGTTTGTGTTCATCTTCAGGTGGTGTGGTCCCACTCTGCCACACTCCTCAAGACATCTTCTGAGATCAGGCCCAAATTGCAATCTCTTTTGGCTCTGTTAATGATAGTCGCAAAGTATGGTGCGAATAAGTCCAGACAGACCTAGTTTGGCAAACAGGGTTTCCATGATCTATTCAGGTTTTAGGAGTAGGAAAAATGCGAAAGAAAAATACTCcggtggaatcttcctgggttgaatCATtctaaaaagtttcttcgaaacatGATGCTGCGATATCTGAGGAGTATCTGGATCCTAGCAAGAATATGGTAAACCCTCTCATTGGATCccttacagggcattgtcgcctaaGGAAGCAcatcatgagaatgggtctatcATTAAGAGACGAGTACAGATTTTGTGGacaggaggaagaaactctggatcacctAGTAACAGCATGCCTCGTCTTCGCttgccaacgcaaaaaatgtttggacaagagacttgtagaagcgAGAAATTAACctttttgaagccatcccagatactggagttcattagaagaGAGAGAACATCTCTGAAGAGGGCACAAAGATCATAAGGTCACGATACAATCAAATCTCCCTGAATCTACAATCTACCAAGGGCTGGCAAATGTAAGAAAGCTTTATACAGGTGTCCTgggaataactgtacatactacttgagtaggactaggtgagtacggattgacagaaaaaaaattatttctgccTTTCCTAAGCTACAGGATGAGTTTgcattttcatagaaataatgaaaccatcatcagaaccaaatttATCtgtggaatttattgaaaaaggcGATATGCTCGCCTTTTACACTTTGTTAACAAACTACCGAACAACCTTTtatgcaataaagagttcttataataataataaacttggGATGTAATTGACACAAGCCGAGGTCGAGTCGGagacatattaattttttcaacatttcaggaccggactcattatttttcatttgaagtgtTCAGGTTGAGAAAATCCTTTGTATTTTGAATTAGAAATCattgttcatattttcaaaaagaatataaatTCAGCTTTAATACGCGGTATCACTCAAAGTTGTCACGTctaacattattttcttatgaattttttaaatttgacaaAGTTTGAAAATTTATATGTCTCTGACTCGACCCCAATGTGTCAATTACATCcatgaatatgcaaactcaCCCTGTAAGAAAGGTGTTAGGAAAgttagaaattaattttttgcagtcaATCCGTACTCACCTAGTCTTGCTCTATCTCTGGTGCGAATATGTACAGTTTATTATAAGGTGAAAAAAAAGTGAACTGAACagggtaaataattaaatcaataaaatatgtaAAGTTACTCCCGGGATATCCTGTATATGATCGAATGTTCAACATCAATAGAAATATGATGTCTTCCGCAATGTCCTCTGAAATATTCGTTAAAGTTAAGGAATATACGTTTATGTCCCATCAAGATCTCAACGAACTATGCATAATTAAAAGGAATTACATGTTCTGTGAACAATCCCTACTCGTTTATAAGCGGCTTAATGAATGTTAGATGATCAAGTTCTGGCTTTATTTGCACCCCTTTGAGAACGGAGTTTTAAGGGAGCGTGGGTCTGTATCGCAGACAATTTTCGAGTCATTATTCGTGTTTTAATTGCTTTATGAACGTGGTGCATGCAGTGTTTCATGGCATGATGATTTCGCCAGTTCCAACAGATCGTTCTTTGGGGAATAATCGTAGCGTAATCTTATTATTCTTGTTTAGGTTGTTTGGTTTTGCTATTTATCAATGTTGAAAATAAGATTTGAAATTTGTGGTGTTTATGAGGGAATATGAgtgaagatattcaacttgtaGTAACGTGCTGCATTCTCATTTTTTACATCAGTTcaatttcttattgaaaaacttgaaatcTTTTGCAGAAATATAAACTTCACAAATTGTACGCAAAATTCGTTGCCAAAATGAAGGTATCTCGAGAGCTATTGGAGCTAAAACGGAACAGATACCATCTGATCAATATACCGGATGTAAAAAAACAAAGTTACAATATTTTGTGAGctgattataaagggtgttttttttagagctatagaactttaaattgcaataaaacaacgatggattattcgattgacatgaatttcatttttccgcaagataattttgtggcattacattttaaatatgatttctgccatatgaccgccacggttggctcggatgtagtccaatctggacgtccaattttcgattactttttccaacatttgtggccgtatatcggcaataacacggcgaatgttgttttccaaatggtcaagggtttgtggcttatccgcatagaccaatgactttacatagccccacataaagtagtctagtggtgttaaatcacaagatcttggaggccaattcacagatccaaaacgtgaaattaggcggtcaccaatcgtgtctttcaataaatcgattgtggcacgagctgtgtgacatgttgcgccgtcttgttggaaccacagctcctggacatcatggttattcaattcaggaatgaaaaagttagtaatcatggctctataccgatcagcattcactgtaacgttctggccatcatcgtttttgaagaagtacgtgccaatgattccaccagcccataaagcgtaccaaacagtcagtttttttggatgtaacggtgtttcgacatacaatcgagaattagcttcactccaaatgcggcagttctgtttgttgacgtagccattcaaccagaagtgcgcttcatcgctaatggacatagtgcgcgatacgtattccgcacagaaccattatttttgaaataaaattgccctatttgcaagcgttcttCAGGCGTGAATTTATTCAtgctgaattgccaaaccaaactgaaaataaatcacttgacagctgttgaatcggtcgccatcttaaacagaaatgccaacttaaagttacatatctcgaaaaaaaaacacccgttagagaGACCTCAAAATAACtagaaaatttcatatgaacctGGGAGATCTAAGCAATTTTCGGTTCCTAATTAACTTTCCCTCAATGTAAAAccacgaaaaattaaaaaatcttttGATATAATTTGGGTGCTTTGTTGCGAAGCGTTATTCTGAAACACATGATACCTACTCATAAATGCATATGTAATCATCAGTTACCAAGAGCCTTATGAACCTTTGAggttttgaaatttaaaatatctttttttttttttgttcgaatgCATTGCCTTGAATTATTTATTACAATCATCAAACTATTTCTAACAATTTTTTACTCCTCAAATTAATAGAGAGGTAAAATGCAATGAACGCAAACTGCTTGTAACCGTCTTGTAAACGCAACAGACGAGTGTTGATAATTCATGGTGTGAAATGAGTAATTGCCAGTTTCAGTTGATTACAGGCTTTTAAAAGATATGTATGACGTCTCCTACAACATGCCTCGACAGAAACATAAACACATGGGTACCAACAGAAGCGGGACATATGGCGGTGTGGAGATCAAAAGCCATGagaattatttatagaaaaacaaGACACTTGTTGCACAGGAAGATGTTGTGAAGAATGAGTATAATAATCGTTTatgagaatttgaaaaaattcaattttggaCCAAATTGATATAACTCAATAATTCTGAGTATCGGTTCCTACAGATATTGCCGAGTTCATTCTGCTCGTGAGGTATATTtaacacaaaaattattatttttcttgtcACTTCTTTGACTACAAAAATCTATCAATCAGTTAACGAATAATCATCAAATATACTACTAATGTTTCTTGCTTGGCGTTCATCTTTAAAATTGCTCAATGTTCAGTgagaatgaaaatgaataaacatcAAATTGAAATCCAATAACAGGCGATGACTATCCTTATCAAGCGTAATATGACATAGGGGGTATAATAAGGAATGATATTTCAGCATTATTTGtgtgatttttatttcttctatgGAAATTCctccaaattttggaaaatataGTTTATTAAGAATTTATGGATGTTTGGTCCAGTGGCTAGAACACGGTACTCCTATGCTGAAGGTCAAGAGTTCGAGCCCTGGAACGCGCGAAAGAAATTTGCTCTTTAATGCTCTGTCTGAAGTTAGGATGGGACACAATAGATGCCGAACACAATAGATTTTCCTTAACCAAACCTTTAAACTCTCAGCTCTTGAGTGATATCCCAGAGACCTAGGGGAGTATTGAGTAATGATAAAAATCGTTGGAGTATTTGATATATCCATTATTATTCTGTCACCTATAAGGCCAATAATCACtccaaaaatggtgaaaattctgCAAACACATCAGTTCGCAAACTAGACCACTCTTGGGTCTTCGTGAAGCACCTTATCGGAAGGCAATAGTGGAACTAGTGGAAAATTTGAACTTATGAGATAATAGTGATgtgaagtacggaccaatgattccaccagcccataaagcgcaccaaacagtcagtttttctggatgtaacggtgtttcgacatacacttgaggattagcttcactccaaatgcggcagttttgtttgttgacgtagccattcaaccagaagtgcgcttcatcgctaatggaccaAGTGCGCGattcgtattccgcacagaaccattattttcgaaatgaaattgcactatttgcaagctttgtttaggcgtgagtctattcatgataaattgccaaaccaaactgagaataaatcacttgacagctgttaaatcggtcgccatcttgaacagtaacagaacagaaatgccaactcaaagttatatacctcgaaaaaaacaccttaTACAAGATAGatatagattttcaatgaaaatcatcATCATTGATAAGGCTCAGTTAGGAAGGAGTTAGAAGGCTAAATTAATAAGAAGAATTGTCGTATTTGAGActcgaaaaatccaaaaattattattggaaAGCTTCTCTATcgtcaacgtgtcactgtttggtgcgctttttgGGCGGATGGTGTAATTGGATCTTGGAAAATGAGACTAGTGCAACGGTTACGGTTAATGGAGCTATgcttaatgatttttcattattggAAATGAACGATATTGATGtaaacgacgtttattttcaatgagACGATATTCCGAGTCACATAAGCAAGAaaaaaatcgcaattttgcaagaaaaaaaaaactgatcacaattggccaccgagatctcgtgactttagacttttttcctTCGCTTCAAGATCTTAAAGATGTAATTCGTGAATGTATCGACAACATACAACCGCAAAtgtatcatttcaagaaaaggaTATGGCGCTGCACTCATAGCtttggcggccatttggctgatattgttttccatcattaatgacATACCTTTACCTCTAGAATGATGATGAAtgataaacatccattgattcatGTTTAAAATACTCGTTTGTTTCACTCATTGGATAACCacatgacttccggaaaacacagaaagaaattaattcgatgtttcgataactacatttgacatttcacgAATTGTAATGCATTATTCGTAATTGTAAATTGTATTGGTTCatgaatttctcaacaatcccaagtaaaaattagttttaatttattaaatgtaaaatttagtcaTCCGAACAtccaattttagtttctttctgtgttttccggaagtcacaggcTACTCCACACATTTAGGAAttgtggtttttcctcatttaaagttcttcctcgataactctgtgtaagtatttattttaggtatagggtttgcttgagtaacccccactatttttgtacgaagAATCAACTGAAAGTATAGGTTCgaacttgaaaatcttgagttttgatgaatttcagttgtccaaattcatgatttcctgataaacaccctgtacatttttcgtccaaaccgcaaacagtcttataatactacgtttttgcagaatcgaaaatgaaaaaggttttttcgaaaaaaaaatgttttctgtgGTAAGTGTGTGTATCTAATGTGAGTCCtagtcgccaccattttttccatTAGAATCCCATCACCTCATGAACCGtcaaatttcacccgaaatatGGCATATAGGTgaaatttaaatcaaaaaaGCCATTCTAATGACGCAATAATAGAAAgtgtgtgccatttgaaatatgaaattagtagtatgtttccggtataaccgggagttgtagagatctgagaatattttatgAAGAAAGATTAATTTCTCAAACCCAAAAATGTCATCACaaaattttgattagttttcgaTGAACgactaataggccatcgcggtgaaccaccctgtattgGGGTCTTCGATTTAACGCGAAGTTATCCGAATTCTTGTAGATAATATACAGAACACATCAATTCCATGTGAATTAATTCTGAAGAGCGaatattaaattcataaaaattccctACTTTCCTATCCCTCAAATTTTTGGCAAAGACCACAAATATGTTCGTTAACCGTCTCAAATCAATTAGACATCCCATTTGTTCGTAGCATTCCAACCGCACGGAGCGGCACACATATTCCAAACGAACGCGGACAACATCCACCCCCAAACCTCCCCCAGGATCCAGGCACCGGAGAGGCAGGCGGCGAGGAGGGGTAGGAGGGTAGATGCGGTGCCACCCGAATGACAAACTAGCTAACTGTGGATCCGACAAGCCCGGCAAAAACTGTCGCGCAAAAACTAACCCGGCAGCGGCAAAAACTACACAATGTATAAGGGATGGAAACGGGGGGTTGCTTGGGGGGGCGACCACCCCCGCTCGCCTCCCGGGTCCCCGACAGCGAACCCCCAAAACTACGGAATTAGTTTAGGGAGATCTGAACCGAGCACGACTCTGTTTTTCGAAGTGATCCAGCGACGGAAAGGATTGTGTCGGAAAGTAGGCCATGGAGAGAGGAATTTCGGAAAGAGAATTTTGTAAGTTTGGTTTGACTTCGATGAAGGTATCGAGATACTTTTGGAACTGAGGGGTTACAAAACTTAATTACACTTTATTACTTCATAAAAGATATCTCAAATGTTGAAGTGATAATCAtaaatttatgttatttattcttGAAGGTTAGTTTATTATTTGTAATAATCAACtactatataaataaaaaaaaagctttattatgaattttctaTTCTGAACATTGACTAACATGTGAAATTCAGAAGTTAATCGAGTTTTTGCTATAGGTATAATactcaaaaattcgaatttataataattataacacCAGAAAGTGGACCAAGTCTGTCAAAATCCTTTATTCATACAACTTTTACGCACATATTAAGATCAATTTAGCTGAAAGCCATTGCCAGATGACACTCAAACTATACATAGCCAAATGTCAATTAGCAACAAAAATGTATCTCGAGAGTTCTTTAAAGTGAGAGTTTTGAACGATCATTTAGTTTCTTCACATGATACATATAACCATGATGGTAAGTAGATTCTACACATTACAGAGGATAATTCCATATACACTCATCGTCAAAAgtctatcaactctcaacttgttgaatttaACATGACACTTTTTTGTGTGTGAAATCTTTACTATCTTATcacttgaatgaaaataatgaatgagcAAAAATGGTTTCTTGTACGGGTGAATACAGGTGTattaaaaattaatcaattttcaGAGAATGACGAGAGTTGTGCGTGCAGATCTCATCTAATCAGGACAGAACAGGGGAAATTAAAGACCAAGCAAATAAGGCGGCAAGAATATCGGGTGCTCTTAGAGACATTGTGTGGAACAACAAACACATGCGCAATCAAACCAAGATCAGAATATACAAAACTATTGTGAGACCAATTATGACATACGGTATCGAAACGAGAGCCGATACTAAAGTAATGAAGAACGCACTGCGAACTACCGAGATGAAAGTGCTCAGAAACGTCCTAGGCCTCACATTACGAGACAGAAGAAGAAACGAAGATATTCGCAGCGAATGTGAAGTTCCGGATGTAGTCCGATGGGGTCGCAATAGGCGAAGATTATGGAATGCCCACGTAGAAAGAATGGGCGATGGAAGAATTGCGAAGATTGTGAGAGAAGGAACACCGGGAACACGCAGACCGTTGGGGAGACCACCAAAACGCTGGAGAGACTCATGGACTTCGATCTCACAGGAGGCATAATAGTTGGAAAATACAAGCCACAGGCTtaaaatatgaagaagaagaagaagaagagaagacGAGAGTTGtagtattgagaatattccgtggaaaatggCGCGACACCCAATTGGATGTCAAACTGAGAGGCCCGGAGTCCGGTGCCTGGTCGACttagagtaacatctgcaagggaagaccattatatcacaaattttctcgaaagaatagaacggtatctgtaacagccctttgaagtcattttttgaggacctatagacaGGTAGTCACAAATTTATGGGCGAGAAGACCATTAAGAGTACATCGGCCATAaactggacatagagctacccgtcaGCAATGGGAATAACACctccaagactggcttttaccacaatggcgcaacgtaAATTTTTCGGACGAGTAACGATTAAGTTTGCAGAGTGATAATCGACGAGAAAGGATTTGGAtaggtccaggcagactagagcgactcaatttcgcccAGGAAGTTACGTCCTTTCATGGCGGGGGGTGTAATATTCGGTCGCAGTGcccctcttattatcgttgaacgaactATGACTGGTgtcatctacgtagaaaacatcaatGGACCAATCATTGTTCTTCTGCACAACGAATTTTTCTCATGTTTCCTATTTTGTCTTATCCTGTATAAAACAAGAGttacaaacaaagattttct carries:
- the LOC123675479 gene encoding uncharacterized protein LOC123675479, which gives rise to MMISSNQDRTGEIKDQANKAARISGALRDIVWNNKHMRNQTKIRIYKTIVRPIMTYGIETRADTKVMKNALRTTEMKVLRNVLGLTLRDRRRNEDIRSECEVPDVVRWGRNRRRLWNAHVERMGDGRIAKIVREGTPGTRRPLGRPPKRWRDSWTSISQEA